The segment GGATAAGGTACTGCATCATTTAAGACAAAGATCCGACCTTATCCAAGTCGAAGTATTTTCAGATGTTGAGCCAGATCCATCTCTCGACACTGTTGCAAGAGGAACAGAAATGATGGCTAAATTCCAGCCTGATTGCATCATAGCATTAGGCGGCGGTTCACCAATGGATGCAGCGAAAGGAATGTGGCTTTTCTATGAGCATCCTGAGGAGGATTTCTTTGGATTAAAACAAAAATTTCTTGATATTAGAAAAAGAGTCTACAAGTATCCGAGTCTTGGAGGCAAAGCTAAGTTTGTCGCAATACCGACAACTTCCGGAACAGGCTCTGAGGTAACTTCTTTCGCTGTTATTACAGATAAGGAGAATAATATTAAATACCCGCTCGCAGACTATGAGTTAACACCAGATGTTGCCATCATTGATCCACAATTTGTTATGACAGTTCCTCCGGCTGTAACTGCTGACACGGGCATGGATGTATTGACACATGCAGTAGAGGCTTATGTTTCCAATATGGCGAATGATTACACAGATGGATTGGCTGTTAAAGCAGTACAATTAATTTTTGAATATTTGCCGCGAGCTTATCGCAATGGGTCTGACGAAGAGGCACGGGAGAAGGTGCATAATGCCTCCACCATAGCAGGAATGGCATTTGCTAATGCCTTTTTGGGAATTAACCATAGCTTGGCACATAAATTAGGGGCAGAGTTCCATATTGCTCACGGGCGTTCCAATGCCATTTTAATGCCACATGTAATCCGCTATAATGCAGAAAAACCGAAAAAATTTACAGCATTTCCTAAATATGAGCATTTTAAAGCAGATGAGCGTTATGCTGAGTTAGCAAGAATATTAGGTCTGCCTGCAAATACGACAGAGCAGGGAGTAGACAGCTTTATCAAAGCAGTCATCAGCTTGGCTAAGGAGCTGAATATTCCGATGAGCATTGCTGCTAACGGTGTTGAAAAGGAAGCCTTCGAGGAAAAAGTAGATTATTTGGCAGATAGAGCATTTGAAGATCAATGTACAACAGCAAATCCTAAGCTGCCATTAGTTACTGATTTAGCAGAAATATACCGTAAAGCATATAAAGGAGTTTAAGAATGCAAAAAAAAAGGCGCAGATTATCTGTGCCTTTTTTGTGTTTTTTTAGCTGTTTTCCTGACCCAACCGTTATGCTCGTCCTTTTATTTTTATAGAGGACGTTTTTCTTAAATCTAAATAATCATCTTTAATACGAACTAGTGGCAGATGAGGCTCATTTTGGTGGATAAAAATAATTTCCGCTGTTTGCTCAGTTGTTAGTGTTACTTTGTTAAAAAGCTGTTTTCGCATGAGGTAGGAAGCAAACGGAATAACGATGGCTGGGTTCAAAGAATTCCCATGAGCTTCGTCAACCAATTCGTTTATCGCTTCAAAATAGGTTTTTTTCTTTTGGTGCCAAGGATTGGAGCACATACTGTTAAAAATGTCAGCAACTGAAATAATTTGAATCATGAATGGAATATCCTTTTCCTTGCGGTTATAAGGATAGCCGTTACCGTTAATTTTCTCATGATGGAGCAGTGCTGTTCTTGAAATGATAATGTCTAATGAATTAATAGAAAAAAGAATGCTTTTTCCTAATGTTGTATGTTTTTGGATTTCTTTATATTCAGAATGTGTCAGCTTTGTCTTTTTGTGAAGGATATCTTCATTTATCAGGAGCATACCAATATCGTGAAATAAACCCATTTGGCTTAATAAATGATAGTTCTTTGCGGAGTATCCTAACGTATTGCCAATAAGAGCGGATATGATACCTACATTAATACTATGCTTATAAATAGAGCTGCTTGCAAGAGATTCATCGAGAATTATATCTAAAATAGAAATGTCTTGTATCGCTAATTCTATCAAATTTTCATAGTCTAAGAGCATTTTCTCTAGACCATCCTCACTTTTAGTGATTATAGCGGAAAATGTTTCTTTTACTTGCTCAATAAGCGTCAAGTAAGCATCCTCAACGGATAAGGGCTTGTAGGCCTCAGATAAAAAATTTAAAGAATTAATATCTACTTTGTGGTTTATAAGCAGTTCAATATGGGTATCATCCAAAACAGCGCCTTTTTTTAATAGTAAAAGACCTTCAGTGGAATTTGAAAAGATATCTTCATTTATTTTCGTTCCGATGTATTTTGTTTTTATTTTTTCAATATCCATATT is part of the Niallia taxi genome and harbors:
- a CDS encoding HD-GYP domain-containing protein encodes the protein MDIEKIKTKYIGTKINEDIFSNSTEGLLLLKKGAVLDDTHIELLINHKVDINSLNFLSEAYKPLSVEDAYLTLIEQVKETFSAIITKSEDGLEKMLLDYENLIELAIQDISILDIILDESLASSSIYKHSINVGIISALIGNTLGYSAKNYHLLSQMGLFHDIGMLLINEDILHKKTKLTHSEYKEIQKHTTLGKSILFSINSLDIIISRTALLHHEKINGNGYPYNRKEKDIPFMIQIISVADIFNSMCSNPWHQKKKTYFEAINELVDEAHGNSLNPAIVIPFASYLMRKQLFNKVTLTTEQTAEIIFIHQNEPHLPLVRIKDDYLDLRKTSSIKIKGRA